Proteins co-encoded in one Pseudophryne corroboree isolate aPseCor3 chromosome 1, aPseCor3.hap2, whole genome shotgun sequence genomic window:
- the OGFOD2 gene encoding 2-oxoglutarate and iron-dependent oxygenase domain-containing protein 2 isoform X1 gives MNNYGVLLNELGLDDSLITPLREKYLRPLASLLYPDWGGSCLDSHKAFAVQYSLHKDLDLSCHYDNSEVTLNVSLGKEFTDGNLYFSDMREVPANERTYTEVEHLIGQGILHRGQHVHGALPITSGERWNLIIWMRSSSIRNKLCPMCDNKPQLIETIGEGDGFTVVKREDRGDTVDVCTLI, from the exons GTCCTTCTGAATGAGCTTGGATTAGACGACTCGCTCATTACTCCATTGCGTGAGAAATATCTACGGCCTCTTGCCTCCCTGTTATATCCGGATTGGGGAGGGAGctgcctggacagccacaaagcCTTTGCAGTACAGTACTCTCTGCACAAAGACTTAGATCTAAGCTGCCACTATGACAACTCTGAGGTTACTTTGAATGTTTCGCTGGGGAAAGAGTTCACAGATGGCAACCTGTATTTTTCAGACATGAGAGAG GTGCCAGCCAATGAGAGAACATATACAGAGGTCGAACACCTCATTGGTCAGGGAATATTACACAGAGGGCAACATGTTCACGGCGCCCTCCCCATTACTTCTGGTGAACGGTGGAATCTTATTATATGGATGAGATCCTCATCCATACGCAACAAACTCTGTCCCATGTGCGACAACAAGCCCCAGCTCATTGAGACAATCGGAGAAGGAGACGGATTTACAGTGGTGAAAAGAGAAGACAGAGGAGATACTGTGGATGTTTGTACTTTAATCTAA